The following are encoded in a window of Kitasatospora sp. NBC_01250 genomic DNA:
- a CDS encoding cutinase family protein: MSDTKLHKVISRCTAVLGVAALALAGAAAVPSPAHADTPHHYYVEIGGTGSAVDGPACTSTYTYANQHLDGGIPVPVCYPASGGPFVGSHNEMPAPLAPSFADSVQQGYQNALTTLQNTYRADPTARFTVVGYSQGAWVGDLLLQTISANGTTVPRSQVDGMLYSDPRQPGTGFWHLLPAGVPLPLVAVSPGTGPVDFPGVPVQRFCIHTDGICDATGLDSFAGFLQQHPRYWQDGNVMTRTIAQDGGSGIVWLPAEA; the protein is encoded by the coding sequence GTGTCCGACACGAAGCTGCACAAGGTGATCAGCCGCTGCACGGCGGTCCTCGGGGTCGCCGCGCTGGCGCTGGCCGGCGCCGCCGCCGTACCGAGCCCCGCGCACGCCGACACCCCGCACCACTACTACGTCGAGATCGGCGGCACCGGTTCGGCGGTGGACGGTCCCGCCTGTACGTCCACCTACACCTACGCCAACCAGCACCTGGACGGCGGGATCCCGGTGCCGGTCTGCTACCCGGCCAGCGGCGGCCCGTTCGTCGGGAGCCACAACGAGATGCCGGCCCCGCTCGCGCCGAGCTTCGCCGACAGCGTGCAGCAGGGCTACCAGAACGCCCTGACCACGCTGCAGAACACCTACCGCGCGGACCCCACCGCCCGGTTCACCGTCGTCGGCTACTCCCAGGGCGCCTGGGTCGGCGACCTGCTGCTCCAGACGATCTCCGCCAACGGCACCACTGTGCCCCGCTCGCAGGTGGACGGGATGCTCTACTCCGACCCGAGGCAGCCCGGCACCGGCTTCTGGCACCTGCTCCCGGCAGGTGTCCCGCTGCCGCTGGTCGCGGTCTCCCCGGGGACCGGCCCGGTGGACTTCCCCGGCGTGCCGGTGCAGCGCTTCTGCATCCACACCGACGGCATCTGCGACGCGACCGGCCTGGACTCCTTCGCCGGCTTCCTCCAGCAGCACCCGCGCTACTGGCAGGACGGCAACGTGATGACCCGGACCATCGCCCAGGACGGCGGCAGCGGGATCGTCTGGCTCCCGGCCGAGGCCTGA
- a CDS encoding helix-turn-helix transcriptional regulator: MTDQLGTLLRRLRHQSGLTQEQVAERSGVSVRTIRRLETGRSADHRLGTVNLLADALDVGPEDRQRLAATLTGTQQQDAVAGAGSGAPSGAASAVVVPQAAAPEPAAPASARVLPASGSAPASGPASASPSEHPAPAPVPPPPPVHVPAALADTVQELAREIRRRWRREEEQRQVHDPFPLPVRWQPAPAGLTDRSENIQRLGPGAVPRQVDLSGDLRSVAEVYRRISSGRLVVLGRAGSGKSILTIRFVLDFIGAGAAPGRVPVVFSLGAWDPTTTSLRDWLIARLLRDHPHLARRSAAGSTLAAALVDADLVLPVLDGFDEIAEGLRCEALEALNATSLPLVLTSRRAEFAEAVQAARAPLVWAAGIELTDLAPDDLAGYLPRTVREVAHGAGPGTGGRGALWEGVLAAVRAGDTPAGANLAEVLTTPLMVILARTMYSGTPDRDPAELLDATRFPTARSLEEHLLAGFVPAVYRRRVPEQAAATGPRRPHRWEPQRAQQWLGHLSHHLVRLDHDQQDLAWWRIGDSLRRSTRLLVVVLATTLCVTLADWLLSLLLTGLGIGEVLLQGILMGPVAGLAFGLVYAAMMLYGGGAVFEPAQVRWRLPGTRSGVGRRPLRTFAVRFRDGLLGGSVMGVGYACAISLERALSWGLPLSDPDVINGTLVNMLCFGLIFGLAAALVFGLTSALEAPVDVTSAATPVSLLAANRATVGRQVLVLAPLFALIVATGGRLVVVLLDGVLGHLTWRLSDGLLIGAVAGIGGAASYALAFTAWGQWALLSRVWLPLTGRLPWDTVAFLDDAYHRGVLRQTGAVYQFRHVRLQHHLARTFRQQQPHYRPASFPSAGD, encoded by the coding sequence GTGACAGATCAGCTCGGCACTCTGTTGCGCCGACTGCGCCACCAATCGGGACTGACGCAGGAGCAGGTGGCGGAGCGCTCCGGGGTGAGCGTCCGCACCATCCGCCGGCTGGAGACGGGCAGATCCGCCGATCACCGGCTGGGCACGGTGAACCTGCTGGCGGACGCCCTGGACGTCGGGCCGGAGGACCGCCAGCGGCTGGCGGCCACGCTCACCGGAACGCAGCAGCAGGACGCGGTCGCCGGGGCGGGGTCCGGGGCGCCGTCCGGGGCGGCGTCGGCCGTGGTGGTGCCCCAGGCAGCCGCACCGGAGCCCGCAGCGCCCGCATCTGCACGCGTGCTGCCCGCGTCCGGGTCCGCGCCCGCGTCGGGGCCCGCGTCCGCGTCCCCGTCCGAGCACCCCGCACCGGCTCCCGTGCCGCCGCCCCCGCCCGTCCACGTCCCCGCCGCGCTCGCCGACACCGTGCAGGAACTGGCGCGCGAGATCCGGCGGCGCTGGCGGCGCGAGGAGGAGCAGCGCCAGGTGCACGACCCGTTCCCGCTGCCGGTGCGCTGGCAGCCGGCGCCGGCCGGTCTGACGGACCGTTCGGAGAACATCCAGCGCCTCGGGCCGGGGGCGGTGCCGCGCCAGGTGGACCTGAGCGGCGACCTGCGCAGCGTGGCGGAGGTCTACCGGCGGATCTCCTCCGGGCGGCTGGTGGTGCTCGGCCGGGCCGGCTCGGGCAAGTCGATCCTCACCATCAGGTTCGTGCTGGACTTCATCGGGGCGGGGGCCGCACCCGGCCGGGTACCGGTCGTCTTCAGCCTCGGGGCCTGGGACCCGACCACCACCTCGCTGCGGGACTGGCTGATCGCCCGGCTGCTGCGCGACCACCCCCACCTGGCCCGCCGCAGCGCCGCCGGCTCGACGCTGGCCGCCGCGCTGGTCGACGCCGACCTCGTGCTGCCGGTGCTCGACGGGTTCGACGAGATCGCGGAGGGTCTGCGCTGCGAGGCCCTGGAAGCGCTCAACGCCACCTCGCTGCCGCTCGTCCTGACCAGTCGGCGGGCCGAGTTCGCCGAGGCCGTCCAGGCGGCCCGCGCACCGCTGGTCTGGGCCGCCGGCATCGAGCTGACCGATCTCGCGCCGGACGACCTGGCCGGCTACCTGCCGCGCACCGTCCGGGAGGTGGCCCACGGCGCCGGCCCCGGGACCGGCGGGCGCGGGGCGCTCTGGGAGGGCGTGCTGGCCGCCGTGCGCGCCGGTGACACCCCGGCGGGCGCCAACCTCGCGGAGGTGCTGACCACCCCGCTCATGGTCATCCTGGCGCGCACCATGTACAGCGGGACGCCCGACCGGGATCCGGCCGAACTGCTGGACGCCACCCGCTTCCCCACGGCCAGGTCGTTGGAGGAGCACCTGCTGGCGGGCTTCGTCCCGGCGGTCTACCGGCGCCGCGTTCCCGAACAGGCCGCGGCCACGGGCCCGCGCCGGCCGCACCGTTGGGAGCCGCAGCGCGCCCAGCAGTGGCTCGGCCACCTCTCGCACCACCTGGTCCGGCTCGACCACGACCAGCAGGACCTCGCCTGGTGGCGGATCGGCGACTCGCTGCGGCGCTCGACCCGGCTGCTGGTCGTCGTGCTGGCCACCACGCTGTGCGTCACACTGGCCGACTGGCTGCTCTCCCTGCTGCTCACCGGGCTCGGGATCGGCGAGGTGCTGCTCCAGGGGATCCTGATGGGCCCGGTCGCCGGCCTGGCCTTCGGCCTGGTGTACGCGGCCATGATGCTCTACGGCGGCGGGGCCGTCTTCGAACCGGCCCAGGTGCGCTGGCGGCTGCCCGGCACCCGGAGCGGCGTCGGCCGCCGCCCGCTGCGCACCTTCGCCGTCCGGTTCCGGGACGGGCTGCTCGGCGGCTCCGTGATGGGCGTCGGCTACGCGTGCGCGATCAGCCTGGAGCGCGCGCTGTCCTGGGGGCTCCCGCTGAGCGATCCCGACGTCATCAACGGCACGCTCGTCAACATGCTCTGCTTCGGGCTGATCTTCGGCCTGGCGGCCGCCCTGGTCTTCGGGCTGACCTCCGCGCTGGAGGCGCCCGTGGACGTCACCTCCGCGGCCACCCCGGTCAGCCTGCTCGCGGCCAACCGTGCCACGGTGGGCCGTCAGGTCCTGGTGCTGGCACCGCTGTTCGCCCTCATCGTGGCCACCGGCGGCCGGCTGGTCGTCGTCCTGCTCGACGGCGTGCTCGGGCACCTGACCTGGCGACTGTCGGACGGTCTGCTGATCGGTGCGGTCGCCGGGATCGGCGGTGCCGCCTCCTATGCCCTCGCCTTCACCGCCTGGGGCCAGTGGGCGCTGCTGTCCCGGGTCTGGCTGCCGCTGACCGGCAGACTCCCCTGGGACACGGTGGCCTTCCTGGACGACGCCTACCACCGCGGCGTGCTGCGCCAGACCGGCGCGGTCTACCAGTTCCGCCACGTCCGCCTGCAGCACCACCTGGCCCGGACCTTCCGCCAGCAGCAGCCCCACTACCGTCCGGCCAGCTTCCCCAGTGCGGGGGACTGA
- a CDS encoding methyltransferase domain-containing protein, translating into MTNSRPTSAFHAANADPEVTERLIAALDAQAANPGVRGLRAWAHTHLAAQPGERAVDVGSGTGSETRVLAAAVAPGGVATGLEPHPGLRAVAEQRAADAGSPARFLDGDALALPLPDADLDVVWCERVLQHLSDPARAVAEIARALRPGARVALLDTDWATFVLHPAAPEVRPALAAVTQGTAATPDAGRQLAGWLAAAGLTVDELGSDVLVHDPHSVSWPIVHGLGTAALGRNLITEEQRDRLCADLASAAEQGAFLLSVTMFAVIAHRPR; encoded by the coding sequence ATGACCAACTCGCGCCCCACATCGGCGTTTCACGCGGCCAACGCCGACCCCGAGGTCACCGAGCGGCTGATCGCCGCGCTGGACGCCCAGGCCGCCAACCCCGGCGTGCGCGGGCTGCGCGCATGGGCGCACACGCACCTGGCCGCGCAACCCGGCGAGCGGGCGGTGGACGTCGGCTCCGGCACCGGCTCGGAGACCAGGGTGCTGGCGGCGGCGGTCGCCCCGGGCGGCGTCGCGACCGGCCTCGAACCCCACCCCGGTCTGCGCGCCGTCGCCGAGCAGCGGGCCGCCGACGCCGGCAGCCCGGCCCGGTTCCTGGACGGCGACGCACTCGCACTGCCGCTGCCCGACGCCGACCTGGACGTGGTCTGGTGCGAGCGGGTGCTGCAGCACCTGAGCGATCCGGCGCGGGCCGTCGCCGAGATCGCCCGGGCGCTGCGCCCGGGCGCCCGGGTGGCCCTGCTCGACACCGACTGGGCCACCTTCGTGCTCCACCCGGCCGCTCCGGAGGTCCGTCCCGCGCTGGCCGCCGTCACCCAGGGCACCGCCGCCACCCCCGACGCCGGACGCCAGTTGGCGGGCTGGCTGGCCGCAGCGGGCCTGACCGTCGACGAGCTCGGCTCCGACGTCCTCGTGCACGACCCGCACTCGGTCAGCTGGCCGATCGTCCACGGACTCGGCACCGCGGCCCTCGGGCGGAACCTGATCACCGAGGAGCAGCGCGACCGCCTCTGCGCCGACCTCGCCTCCGCCGCCGAGCAGGGCGCCTTCCTCCTGTCCGTGACGATGTTCGCCGTCATCGCCCACCGCCCCCGCTGA
- a CDS encoding LysR family transcriptional regulator — protein sequence MMLVNSPDPSLDANLAIALDALLAEHSVTRAAARLHTSPAAMSRTLARLRRTLQDPLLVRAGQTMVPTPRAQELREEAAAVVQRLGALLSPGTGVDPAVLRSTFTLQTADLVGAALAPGLLRLAEQEAPGVSFRLRAEELEAGPALRDGRIDLEVGSIDHADPETRVEELVSLRMVAAVRPGHPLTEGPLTPARLAAAQHVAVSRRGRFTGPLDTALAAQDLGRRVGIVVPSHLAAMTLAARSDFVCLVPAALPGAAPSPLTGDAVALGLHLLDIPLALPPVTIGMAWHPRHTADRAHHWLRNAVRRTLRTPGSPTG from the coding sequence ATGATGCTGGTGAACAGCCCGGATCCGTCCCTCGACGCCAACCTCGCCATCGCGCTGGACGCCCTGCTGGCCGAGCACAGCGTGACCCGGGCCGCCGCCCGCCTGCACACCTCGCCCGCCGCCATGAGCCGCACGCTCGCCCGCCTGCGCCGCACCCTGCAGGACCCGCTGCTGGTCCGGGCCGGGCAGACCATGGTCCCCACCCCGCGCGCCCAGGAGCTGCGCGAGGAGGCCGCAGCCGTGGTGCAGCGCCTGGGAGCGCTGCTCAGCCCCGGGACCGGGGTCGACCCCGCCGTCCTGCGCAGCACCTTCACCCTGCAGACCGCCGACCTGGTCGGCGCGGCCCTGGCCCCCGGACTGCTGCGCCTGGCCGAGCAGGAGGCGCCGGGGGTCTCGTTCCGTCTCCGGGCCGAGGAGTTGGAGGCCGGCCCCGCGCTGCGCGACGGCCGGATCGACCTGGAGGTCGGGTCCATCGACCATGCGGACCCCGAGACCAGGGTCGAGGAACTCGTCAGCCTCCGGATGGTGGCGGCCGTACGGCCCGGCCATCCGCTGACCGAAGGACCCCTGACCCCGGCCCGGCTCGCCGCCGCCCAGCACGTCGCGGTCAGCCGCCGCGGCCGGTTCACCGGCCCCCTCGACACCGCCTTGGCCGCGCAGGACCTCGGGCGGCGGGTCGGCATCGTCGTCCCCAGCCACCTGGCCGCCATGACCCTTGCCGCGCGCAGCGACTTCGTCTGCCTGGTACCCGCCGCACTCCCCGGCGCCGCCCCCTCGCCGCTCACCGGCGACGCCGTCGCCCTCGGACTGCACCTGCTGGACATCCCGCTGGCACTGCCGCCCGTGACCATCGGCATGGCCTGGCACCCCCGCCATACGGCCGACCGGGCCCACCACTGGCTCCGCAACGCCGTCCGCCGAACCCTGCGCACCCCCGGGAGTCCGACCGGCTGA
- a CDS encoding NAD(P)H-binding protein has translation MIVITAPTGNIGRHLLSRLLESAPAAGEDLRVIVRDPARLPDAARGRVEVVVGSHGDAEVVDRAFEGADAVFWLVPPVPAATPQDAYSGFSGPAVKAFAAHGVGHVVGVSALGRGTPLADRAGLVTATLALDDLIAESGVAYRALANPSFFENLLEEADSIREEGVFTDSADADRRAPLVATADIAAAAAGLLLDRSWTGSGSVPVLGPQDLSPNDLARIMTEQLGRPVRYERQPLDELHTTLVGYGLTEAFVQGIVDMKRAKDQGLDTGVARTPGTASPTGFEQWCAQTLKPAVLS, from the coding sequence ATGATCGTCATTACTGCTCCCACCGGGAACATCGGCCGCCACCTGCTCTCCCGGCTCCTGGAGTCCGCCCCCGCCGCGGGCGAGGACCTGCGCGTGATCGTGCGCGACCCCGCCCGGCTTCCGGACGCGGCGCGCGGACGCGTCGAGGTGGTCGTCGGCTCGCACGGTGACGCCGAGGTCGTCGACCGGGCCTTCGAGGGTGCGGACGCCGTCTTCTGGCTCGTCCCCCCGGTCCCCGCCGCGACCCCGCAGGACGCCTACAGCGGCTTCAGCGGACCCGCCGTGAAGGCGTTCGCCGCCCACGGCGTCGGCCATGTCGTCGGCGTCTCCGCGCTCGGCCGCGGCACCCCGCTCGCCGACCGGGCCGGCCTCGTCACCGCCACCCTCGCCCTGGACGACCTCATCGCGGAGAGCGGCGTCGCCTACCGGGCCCTGGCCAACCCGTCCTTCTTCGAGAACCTCCTGGAGGAGGCCGACTCGATCCGCGAGGAGGGCGTCTTCACCGACTCCGCCGACGCCGACCGCAGGGCTCCGCTCGTCGCCACCGCCGACATCGCGGCCGCGGCTGCCGGGCTGCTGCTGGACCGCTCGTGGACCGGCAGCGGCAGCGTCCCGGTCCTCGGCCCGCAGGACCTGTCCCCCAACGACCTGGCCCGGATCATGACCGAACAGCTCGGCCGCCCCGTGCGCTACGAACGCCAGCCGCTCGACGAGCTGCACACCACCCTCGTCGGCTACGGCCTCACCGAGGCATTCGTCCAAGGCATCGTCGACATGAAGCGGGCCAAGGACCAGGGCCTGGACACCGGCGTCGCGCGCACCCCGGGGACCGCCTCCCCCACCGGCTTCGAGCAGTGGTGCGCCCAGACCCTCAAGCCCGCCGTCCTCTCCTGA
- a CDS encoding darcynin family protein, whose translation MTTARTEPPVTAFMLVKTTPEWLALTVEQRVEAFTTQVLPTIEARTTGVRSRFYDTEFYSARVTDVWVWEADDHHAYRLLIDALRETPFWDRYFEVVDLLVGTENGYARTYGLEPVATITT comes from the coding sequence ATGACCACGGCACGAACCGAACCACCGGTCACGGCATTCATGCTCGTCAAGACCACACCCGAGTGGCTCGCCCTGACCGTCGAACAACGCGTGGAGGCCTTCACCACCCAGGTGCTGCCCACGATCGAGGCCAGGACCACCGGCGTCCGGTCGCGCTTCTACGACACCGAGTTCTACTCGGCGCGGGTCACCGACGTCTGGGTGTGGGAAGCCGACGACCACCACGCCTATCGGCTCCTGATCGACGCGCTGCGTGAAACGCCGTTCTGGGACCGCTACTTCGAGGTCGTCGACCTCCTCGTCGGCACCGAGAACGGCTACGCCCGCACGTACGGCCTCGAACCCGTCGCCACCATCACCACCTGA
- a CDS encoding Gfo/Idh/MocA family protein: MGTPTETSTPLRVALVGYGLAGRAFHAPLIATTPGLRLHSIVTADPGRRAEALRDHPGVKVVADTGQLLADPADLDLVVIASPNHTHVPVARAALAAGLPVVVDKPLAATAAQARDLVELARELGLLLTVFQNRRWDADFRTLQDLLAQGALGTVHRFESRFERWRPAPAPGWRESPDPAWAGGILHDLGSHLVDQALRLFGPAEGVYAEIDARRPGALVDDDAFLALTHAGGVRSHLWMSALAGQPGPRLRVLGDRAAFTAPRLDPQEAALRAGSRPGPGWGAVPEADWGLLGTPEGARPHPSLPGDYPAFYAGLVTALREGAPAPVDPADAVAVLTVLEAARRSAASGRTVELGG; this comes from the coding sequence ATGGGTACCCCCACCGAAACCAGCACCCCGTTGCGCGTCGCCCTGGTCGGCTACGGCCTGGCCGGACGCGCCTTCCATGCCCCGCTCATCGCCACCACGCCCGGCCTGCGGCTGCACAGCATCGTCACCGCCGACCCCGGACGCCGGGCCGAGGCGCTGCGCGACCACCCGGGCGTCAAGGTGGTCGCCGACACCGGGCAGCTGCTCGCCGACCCGGCGGACCTGGACCTGGTGGTGATCGCCTCCCCCAACCACACCCACGTGCCGGTGGCCCGCGCCGCGCTGGCGGCCGGTCTGCCCGTGGTGGTCGACAAGCCGCTCGCCGCGACCGCCGCGCAGGCGCGCGACCTGGTCGAGCTGGCCCGGGAGCTGGGCCTGCTGCTGACGGTCTTCCAGAACCGCCGCTGGGACGCCGACTTCCGCACGCTCCAGGACCTGCTGGCCCAGGGGGCGCTCGGGACGGTGCACCGCTTCGAGTCCCGCTTCGAGCGCTGGCGCCCGGCGCCCGCCCCCGGGTGGCGGGAGAGCCCCGACCCCGCGTGGGCCGGCGGCATCCTGCACGACCTGGGCAGCCACCTGGTCGACCAGGCACTGCGGCTCTTCGGCCCGGCCGAAGGGGTGTACGCCGAGATCGACGCCCGGCGGCCCGGCGCGCTGGTGGACGACGACGCCTTCCTCGCGCTGACCCACGCCGGCGGCGTCCGCTCCCACCTGTGGATGAGCGCGCTGGCCGGGCAGCCGGGCCCGCGGCTGCGCGTCCTGGGTGACCGGGCGGCCTTCACCGCCCCGCGCCTGGACCCGCAGGAGGCGGCGCTGCGCGCCGGGTCGCGCCCCGGTCCCGGCTGGGGCGCCGTGCCCGAGGCGGACTGGGGCCTGCTCGGCACCCCGGAGGGCGCCAGGCCCCACCCCTCGCTGCCCGGTGACTACCCCGCGTTCTACGCCGGCCTGGTCACCGCGCTGCGCGAGGGTGCGCCCGCCCCGGTCGACCCCGCGGACGCGGTGGCCGTGCTCACCGTGCTGGAGGCCGCCCGCCGCTCCGCCGCCTCGGGCCGCACGGTCGAGCTGGGCGGCTGA
- a CDS encoding ROK family protein, translating to MDTPHAGSNLTGLRDHNTALVLSLLRAAPQGSSRVELAAGTGLTPQAIGKIVARLLAAALVEEDGRGASTGGKPRTLLRLRPAAGFAVGVELDRHRTTVLLVDLCGGIRHRATAPTGLADAPPRQTVELIAALVREVAATAPAGADLLGVGVGCRGPLDHAHGVLHRPAGLASWDRFPLREALAEQLAPWPVRLDKDTNTAALACAGPGHTAYLHFGDGLGAALLLNGALHRGARTNAGEFGHQVVQLDGPPCSCGSRGCLEALCLAAVATGDHRAAARLLAVGAANLVQLLDVDRVLLGGPVVFAHPELYPAEIADGLAARLPDREWQQVPVSLTPAGPAAVALGAAELALGPLFGRRD from the coding sequence ATGGACACACCGCACGCCGGCAGCAACCTGACCGGGCTCCGCGACCACAACACCGCGCTGGTCCTGAGCCTGCTGCGGGCCGCCCCGCAGGGCAGCAGCCGGGTGGAGCTGGCAGCCGGGACCGGCCTCACCCCGCAGGCGATCGGCAAGATCGTGGCCCGCCTGCTGGCCGCCGCGCTGGTCGAGGAGGACGGGCGCGGCGCCTCCACCGGCGGCAAGCCGCGCACGCTGCTGCGGCTGCGCCCGGCGGCCGGCTTCGCGGTCGGCGTCGAGCTGGACCGCCACCGGACCACCGTGCTGCTGGTCGACCTGTGCGGCGGGATCCGGCACCGCGCCACCGCGCCCACCGGCCTGGCGGACGCGCCGCCGCGGCAGACCGTCGAGCTGATCGCCGCCCTGGTGCGCGAGGTCGCCGCGACGGCCCCGGCCGGCGCGGACCTGCTCGGCGTCGGCGTCGGCTGCCGGGGCCCGCTCGACCACGCGCACGGCGTGCTGCACCGCCCGGCCGGCCTCGCATCCTGGGACCGCTTCCCGCTGCGGGAGGCGCTCGCCGAGCAGTTGGCCCCCTGGCCGGTGCGGCTGGACAAGGACACCAACACCGCCGCGCTGGCCTGCGCCGGGCCCGGCCACACCGCCTACCTGCACTTCGGCGACGGCCTGGGCGCGGCCCTGCTGCTGAACGGGGCGCTGCACCGCGGCGCCCGGACCAACGCGGGCGAGTTCGGCCACCAGGTGGTGCAGCTCGACGGCCCGCCCTGCAGCTGCGGCTCGCGCGGCTGCCTGGAGGCGCTCTGTCTGGCGGCCGTGGCCACCGGCGACCACCGGGCGGCGGCCCGGCTGCTGGCGGTGGGTGCGGCCAACCTCGTGCAACTGCTCGACGTCGACCGGGTGCTGCTCGGCGGACCGGTCGTCTTCGCCCACCCCGAGCTGTACCCGGCAGAGATCGCCGACGGGCTGGCGGCGCGGCTGCCGGACCGGGAGTGGCAGCAGGTGCCGGTCTCGCTCACCCCCGCCGGCCCGGCCGCCGTGGCACTCGGGGCCGCCGAGCTCGCGCTCGGCCCGCTCTTCGGGCGCCGCGACTGA
- a CDS encoding sugar porter family MFS transporter — translation MTSTAQAPQVRRPGASDNLGHVIFITAAAAMGGFLFGYDSSVINGAVAAIRDKYHVGSGALAQVVAIALIGSAIGAALGGRLADRLGRIRVMQIAAALFTVSAVGSALPFSLWDLALWRVLGGIGIGMASVIGPAYIAEVAPPAYRGRLGSFQQAAIVIGIAVSQLANYGILQAAGGNQRGHVLGLEAWQLMLGVMVLPAALYGLLSFAIPESPRFLISTGRIDRAKAVIAEVEGAGADLDARVAEIEHAMRSEHRSTFKDLLGGRFGLLPIVWVGIGLSVFQQLVGINVAFYYSSTLWQSVGIDPSSSFLYSFTTSIINIIGTVVAMVFVDRVGRKPLAVVGSVGMALALALETWAFSARTGADHALPHGQGMLALIAAHAFVFFFALSWGVVVWVMLGEMFPNRIRAAALGVAAAAQWVANWLITVTFPTLSGWNLSGTYVIYAVFAVLSVPFVLKFVRETKGKSLEEMG, via the coding sequence GTGACCAGCACCGCCCAAGCGCCGCAGGTCCGCAGGCCAGGAGCCTCGGACAATCTCGGACACGTCATCTTCATCACGGCCGCCGCGGCAATGGGCGGGTTCCTCTTCGGCTACGACAGCTCCGTGATCAACGGCGCCGTCGCCGCGATCCGGGACAAGTACCACGTCGGCTCGGGCGCCCTCGCCCAGGTGGTGGCCATCGCCCTGATCGGCAGCGCGATCGGCGCGGCGCTGGGCGGCCGGCTGGCCGACCGCCTGGGCCGGATCCGGGTGATGCAGATAGCCGCCGCCCTCTTCACGGTCAGCGCGGTCGGCTCGGCGCTCCCGTTCTCGCTCTGGGACCTCGCCCTGTGGCGGGTGCTGGGCGGCATCGGCATCGGCATGGCCTCGGTGATCGGCCCCGCCTACATCGCCGAGGTGGCACCGCCCGCCTACCGCGGCCGGCTCGGCTCCTTCCAGCAGGCGGCGATCGTGATCGGCATCGCCGTCTCGCAGCTCGCCAACTACGGCATCCTGCAGGCCGCCGGCGGCAACCAGCGCGGCCACGTGCTGGGCCTGGAGGCCTGGCAGCTGATGCTCGGCGTCATGGTGCTGCCCGCCGCGCTCTACGGGCTGCTCTCCTTCGCGATCCCGGAGTCGCCCCGGTTCCTGATCTCGACCGGCCGGATCGACCGCGCCAAGGCCGTCATCGCCGAGGTGGAGGGCGCCGGCGCCGACCTGGACGCCCGGGTGGCCGAGATCGAGCACGCCATGCGCAGCGAGCACCGCTCCACCTTCAAGGACCTGCTCGGCGGGCGCTTCGGCCTGCTGCCGATCGTCTGGGTCGGCATCGGCCTGTCGGTCTTCCAGCAGCTGGTGGGCATCAACGTCGCCTTCTACTACTCCTCGACGCTGTGGCAGTCGGTGGGCATCGACCCCAGCTCCTCGTTCCTCTACTCCTTCACCACCTCGATCATCAACATCATCGGCACGGTGGTCGCGATGGTCTTCGTCGACCGGGTCGGCCGCAAGCCGCTCGCGGTGGTCGGTTCGGTCGGCATGGCGCTCGCGCTGGCCCTGGAGACCTGGGCCTTCTCCGCCCGCACCGGCGCCGACCACGCCCTGCCGCACGGCCAGGGGATGCTGGCGCTGATCGCCGCCCACGCGTTCGTCTTCTTCTTCGCGCTCTCCTGGGGCGTGGTGGTCTGGGTCATGCTCGGCGAGATGTTCCCCAACCGGATCCGCGCGGCTGCGCTCGGTGTGGCCGCCGCCGCCCAGTGGGTCGCCAACTGGCTGATCACGGTGACCTTCCCGACGCTCTCCGGCTGGAACCTCTCCGGCACCTACGTGATCTACGCGGTGTTCGCGGTGCTCTCGGTCCCGTTCGTGCTCAAGTTCGTCCGGGAGACCAAGGGCAAGTCCCTGGAGGAGATGGGCTGA
- a CDS encoding GNAT family N-acetyltransferase, whose translation MIIRLAREQDVDGFLGLAAEVEHWFGPMVAEPGFHRAVERQIRSATALVAVGTGPELPGPLLGGLLFGAEAPTYHVHWLVVSQRARGTGVGRALMAAATRRFVRGPGSLEVVTFGADHPGAVASGARVFYERLGFTAGEPTDPGPEGGSRQVYRRAVG comes from the coding sequence ATGATCATCAGACTCGCGCGCGAGCAGGACGTCGACGGCTTCCTCGGCCTGGCCGCCGAGGTCGAGCACTGGTTCGGCCCGATGGTGGCGGAGCCCGGCTTCCACCGCGCCGTGGAGCGGCAGATCCGGAGCGCGACGGCACTGGTCGCCGTCGGCACGGGGCCGGAGCTGCCAGGGCCTCTCCTGGGCGGGCTGCTGTTCGGGGCCGAGGCGCCGACCTACCACGTGCACTGGCTGGTGGTCTCGCAGCGGGCGCGCGGGACGGGCGTCGGCCGGGCGCTGATGGCGGCGGCGACCCGGCGGTTCGTGCGGGGGCCGGGCAGCCTGGAGGTCGTCACCTTCGGCGCCGACCATCCGGGCGCCGTCGCCAGCGGGGCGCGGGTCTTCTACGAGCGCCTCGGCTTCACGGCCGGCGAGCCCACCGACCCGGGCCCGGAGGGCGGTTCGCGGCAGGTCTACCGCCGGGCCGTCGGGTGA